A single region of the Changchengzhania lutea genome encodes:
- a CDS encoding IS5 family transposase translates to MINYISERQLSIEEFKTPFQTTLLSDNRWVVLSKIVPWDTFASSYISMMNTNTGRPGISPRIVLGALIIKHMEKLDDRGVIDAISENPYMQFFIGLKEFTPYPVFDPSLFVELRKRVGADIFDLLNTKLISAISKEKDQDPTDDTDDTQNPPVANKGKLQLDATVADQYITYPTDSKILNECRKQCEGMIDKLYAKNNKQGVKPRTYRRKMDAQFLTYSKKKNKSKAAYRKMNRKLLECVHRDLKHIDKLLNIFESDKKPFPLSYKEQKTLWVIHAVYMQQKQMYDQKSNSCKDRIASVFQPHVRPIPRGKAKSKIEFGSKLGVSLDQGYARIDTFSWDVYNESGDLIPQVEHYKTLHGHYPELVQVDKIYATRENRKWLKERAIRITAAPLGRKSKELKEESYYKKRKRKKEATERNRIEGKFGQGKNGYNLNQIRATLQKTSESWIATIFFVMNLMHHQKNVYIKTISALPYDLICLMERFLAQLTTLTKISMQKTDNRKNFSIQN, encoded by the coding sequence ATGATCAATTATATTTCGGAGCGACAATTGAGTATTGAAGAATTTAAAACTCCTTTTCAGACCACCCTTCTTTCAGATAATCGTTGGGTAGTACTTAGTAAAATAGTTCCTTGGGACACGTTTGCTTCCAGCTATATTTCTATGATGAACACCAATACGGGTCGTCCCGGGATTTCGCCACGGATTGTTTTAGGAGCCTTGATTATAAAGCATATGGAGAAACTAGACGACAGAGGCGTTATCGATGCCATTTCAGAAAATCCCTATATGCAGTTTTTCATTGGACTGAAAGAGTTTACTCCTTATCCAGTTTTTGATCCCTCCTTATTTGTAGAACTGCGAAAACGAGTTGGAGCCGATATTTTTGATTTATTAAATACCAAACTGATAAGCGCTATTAGTAAAGAGAAAGACCAGGATCCTACAGATGATACAGACGACACTCAAAATCCACCAGTTGCGAACAAAGGCAAACTACAATTGGATGCTACGGTCGCTGACCAATACATCACTTACCCAACCGATAGTAAGATTTTGAATGAATGTAGAAAACAGTGCGAAGGCATGATCGACAAGCTCTACGCAAAAAACAACAAGCAAGGGGTCAAACCGCGCACCTATCGCAGAAAGATGGATGCACAATTTTTGACCTATTCAAAAAAGAAAAACAAGTCCAAAGCAGCGTATCGAAAAATGAACCGTAAATTGCTCGAATGTGTTCATAGGGATCTAAAACATATTGATAAACTCCTGAACATTTTTGAATCTGACAAAAAGCCATTCCCATTAAGTTACAAAGAGCAAAAAACGCTATGGGTCATTCATGCCGTCTACATGCAACAAAAACAGATGTACGATCAAAAATCGAATAGCTGTAAAGACAGGATCGCAAGTGTCTTTCAGCCACACGTTCGCCCAATCCCAAGAGGAAAAGCAAAATCAAAAATAGAATTTGGTTCAAAATTAGGCGTCAGTTTAGATCAAGGTTATGCCAGAATAGATACCTTCAGCTGGGATGTATATAATGAATCTGGTGATCTGATCCCACAGGTGGAGCATTACAAAACACTGCACGGTCACTACCCTGAGCTTGTACAAGTAGATAAAATATACGCTACCCGTGAAAATCGAAAATGGCTCAAGGAAAGAGCTATACGAATAACGGCAGCTCCACTAGGTCGCAAGAGTAAGGAGCTAAAAGAAGAATCCTATTATAAAAAAAGAAAACGAAAAAAAGAAGCTACAGAAAGAAACCGAATTGAAGGGAAATTTGGACAGGGCAAAAATGGCTATAACCTCAATCAAATAAGGGCTACACTCCAAAAGACATCGGAGAGTTGGATTGCCACAATCTTTTTTGTTATGAACCTAATGCACCATCAAAAAAATGTGTATATAAAAACTATTTCTGCTTTACCATACGATTTAATCTGCCTAATGGAGCGGTTTTTAGCACAGCTAACAACGCTAACCAAAATATCAATGCAGAAAACAGATAATAGAAAAAATTTTAGCATACAAAATTAA
- a CDS encoding SusE domain-containing protein — MKKLYKIIVSLLVVIVAFSCSDDDKFILEQPEASFLIEVPNSGSNIVLNRANPDNQALTVTWADSQNTGASYSIEFAESATDFAESFIAGTSDSDNFTLSVEALNTFLVNAVKIPQAVSSVIDVRVVASNGDVSNTVSLSITPFVIEVAELFVNGSFTNWDPAQGLPMNSSEFNNFSINIDLMDGDEFNFIPSNTSDEVVWQLVETGSSDLTKFGGLNLSGYPEGNYDITVDLNTNTFTIDEVIIPVNLFLVGSLTAWDATASLPFNLISEGVFTIVVALADGDQFKFIPTNIDFSDDWGEDPGNPGSIIQDGEQNVSGYPTGTYQITVDFNTLTFTLVELVQSPRIAVPGNHQGWDPPSAPQLEASSLSTTDYEGYVWLDGQHKFVGPDGNGDFNWGNTDWGDASGVDGSFTQILAVDGEGNIENPSGPGHYFITADTGALTYSEIKYDWAVTGDATPLGWPPSPDGTPGEDQDMTYDPDTDTWTITLDLVAGQMKFRANDAWAWNYGDTGADGSLENGGGDIIIATDGNYTVVLDLSTPRAYTYSVTLN, encoded by the coding sequence ATGAAAAAATTATATAAAATTATTGTAAGTCTCTTAGTTGTTATAGTCGCTTTTTCTTGTTCTGATGATGATAAGTTTATATTAGAACAACCTGAAGCCAGTTTCTTGATAGAAGTTCCAAATTCAGGATCTAATATTGTCTTAAACAGAGCAAATCCAGACAACCAGGCATTGACTGTAACTTGGGCAGACTCTCAAAATACAGGCGCTTCTTACAGTATAGAATTTGCAGAGTCCGCTACAGATTTTGCTGAGAGTTTTATAGCTGGAACATCCGATTCAGATAATTTCACCTTATCTGTTGAAGCATTAAATACGTTTCTTGTAAATGCAGTAAAAATACCTCAAGCTGTATCATCTGTTATAGATGTAAGAGTGGTAGCATCTAATGGAGATGTATCGAATACAGTCTCTTTATCTATTACTCCTTTTGTTATTGAGGTTGCTGAATTGTTTGTTAACGGTTCGTTTACAAACTGGGATCCAGCACAAGGATTACCGATGAATTCTTCAGAGTTTAACAATTTTTCCATTAACATTGATTTAATGGATGGTGATGAATTTAATTTTATCCCAAGTAATACAAGCGATGAAGTTGTTTGGCAGCTGGTAGAGACCGGTTCAAGTGACCTTACAAAGTTTGGAGGCTTGAATCTTTCTGGTTATCCTGAAGGGAATTATGATATTACTGTAGATCTAAATACGAATACTTTTACCATTGACGAAGTTATAATTCCTGTTAATTTATTTTTAGTAGGTAGCTTAACTGCATGGGATGCGACCGCTTCATTACCATTCAATTTAATTAGTGAAGGTGTTTTTACAATTGTTGTTGCTTTAGCTGATGGTGATCAATTCAAATTTATCCCAACAAATATAGATTTTAGTGATGATTGGGGTGAAGACCCTGGTAATCCAGGAAGTATTATCCAAGATGGAGAACAAAATGTTAGTGGGTATCCTACAGGCACTTACCAAATAACTGTCGATTTTAATACATTAACATTTACTCTTGTTGAATTAGTTCAAAGCCCAAGAATTGCAGTTCCTGGAAATCATCAAGGTTGGGATCCTCCATCAGCACCTCAACTAGAGGCATCTTCATTATCTACAACAGATTACGAAGGTTATGTTTGGTTAGACGGTCAGCATAAATTTGTAGGACCAGATGGTAATGGAGATTTTAATTGGGGAAATACCGATTGGGGAGATGCATCAGGTGTCGATGGAAGTTTTACTCAAATATTGGCTGTTGATGGCGAAGGAAATATTGAAAACCCAAGTGGTCCTGGACATTATTTTATAACAGCTGATACTGGTGCTTTAACCTATTCTGAAATCAAATATGATTGGGCAGTAACTGGTGATGCAACTCCATTAGGTTGGCCTCCTAGTCCCGATGGAACACCTGGAGAAGATCAAGATATGACTTATGATCCTGATACTGACACCTGGACAATCACTTTAGATTTAGTCGCTGGGCAAATGAAATTTAGAGCTAATGATGCCTGGGCTTGGAATTATGGTGATACAGGGGCAGATGGATCCTTAGAAAATGGTGGTGGTGATATAATTATTGCCACAGATGGAAATTATACCGTAGTTTTAGATCTTAGCACACCTAGAGCTTATACGTATTCGGTTACACTTAATTAA
- the fsa gene encoding fructose-6-phosphate aldolase, whose translation MKFFIDTANLDDIAEAQALGVLDGVTTNPSLMAKEGITGADNILQHYVKICDLVEGDVSAEVISTDFDGMVEEGEKLAALHPQIVVKLPIIADGIKACKYFSDKGIRTNVTLVFSAGQALLAAKAGATYVSPFLGRLDDVSTDGLNLIAEIRLIYDNYGFDTQILAASIRHTMHVIDCAKIGADVMTGPISSIKGLLKHPLTDIGLAKFLEDYKKGNQ comes from the coding sequence ATGAAATTTTTTATAGATACAGCCAACCTTGATGATATTGCCGAAGCACAGGCCTTAGGGGTTTTAGATGGGGTAACAACCAACCCATCGTTAATGGCAAAAGAAGGCATTACAGGTGCCGATAATATTTTACAGCATTATGTTAAGATATGCGATTTAGTTGAAGGCGATGTAAGTGCTGAAGTGATCTCCACAGACTTTGACGGTATGGTTGAAGAAGGCGAGAAGCTAGCTGCATTACACCCACAAATTGTAGTGAAACTTCCTATAATAGCCGATGGTATTAAAGCCTGTAAATACTTTTCAGATAAGGGCATAAGAACCAATGTCACGTTGGTGTTTTCTGCAGGACAAGCCTTATTGGCTGCAAAAGCAGGAGCCACTTATGTGTCACCATTTTTGGGAAGACTGGATGATGTCTCTACAGATGGTTTAAACTTAATTGCAGAAATACGTTTGATATATGATAATTACGGATTTGACACACAGATTTTGGCAGCATCCATTCGTCATACCATGCACGTGATTGATTGCGCAAAAATTGGTGCCGATGTCATGACGGGCCCTATATCGTCAATAAAAGGCTTATTAAAACATCCACTGACCGATATTGGTTTGGCTAAGTTTTTAGAGGATTATAAAAAAGGAAACCAATAA
- a CDS encoding SusE domain-containing protein yields MKHIYKLIYLSCFTVLFWSCEDDIELTRLSSDSGISAVINTPQNNDVFVLNIEETSTNPSITISWEEASYQTQVVISYTVEFASTGTNFAEPVIATVTTNPFLTMTISEFNSAVSDLGFVPFSEASLDIRIKSDIGSQNELPIYSEPITVLVTPFTTDLPTIAVPGDHQGVWDPPTAPLLAALEFGNTEYEGYVWLDGGHKFVGPNNNGNFEWGNIDWGDDGTFTGKLLEDGESDIIAAPAGHYFIQADTDALIYSETLYNWGLIGSATPDNWDSDQDMTYDPVSKTWTITLNLTAEEIKFRANDAWDWAYGDNDADGSLESVAGSTNITVPTGGNYTVVLDLSTPREYTYSLTLN; encoded by the coding sequence ATGAAACATATATATAAATTAATCTATCTTAGTTGCTTCACCGTGCTTTTTTGGTCATGTGAAGATGATATAGAACTAACACGATTAAGTTCTGACAGTGGTATTAGCGCAGTAATTAATACGCCACAAAATAACGATGTATTTGTGCTGAATATAGAAGAAACATCTACTAATCCTTCAATTACTATTAGCTGGGAAGAAGCAAGTTACCAGACCCAAGTTGTAATAAGTTATACTGTTGAATTTGCTAGTACAGGAACAAATTTTGCCGAACCGGTTATTGCTACTGTTACAACGAATCCATTTTTAACAATGACTATTTCAGAATTTAATAGTGCCGTTTCCGATTTAGGTTTCGTGCCATTTTCTGAAGCCAGCTTAGATATCAGAATTAAATCTGACATAGGATCGCAAAACGAATTACCAATATATTCAGAACCTATAACAGTTTTAGTAACACCATTTACAACCGATTTGCCAACAATAGCAGTCCCTGGAGACCATCAAGGAGTATGGGACCCTCCAACAGCACCTTTATTAGCTGCATTAGAATTTGGCAATACTGAATATGAAGGATACGTATGGTTAGATGGTGGACATAAATTTGTGGGTCCAAACAATAATGGTAATTTTGAATGGGGAAATATAGATTGGGGCGATGATGGTACGTTTACAGGCAAACTTTTAGAAGATGGTGAAAGTGATATTATCGCTGCACCTGCTGGACATTATTTTATCCAGGCAGATACTGATGCTTTAATCTATTCTGAAACTTTATATAATTGGGGGCTTATTGGCTCAGCAACTCCCGACAATTGGGATAGTGACCAAGATATGACCTATGATCCTGTTTCTAAAACTTGGACAATCACACTTAATTTAACTGCAGAAGAAATTAAATTTAGAGCAAATGATGCTTGGGACTGGGCTTATGGAGATAATGACGCCGATGGATCTTTAGAAAGTGTAGCTGGGTCAACAAATATTACCGTACCAACTGGTGGCAACTACACGGTTGTACTAGATTTAAGTACTCCCAGAGAATACACATATTCACTAACTTTAAATTAA
- a CDS encoding alpha-amylase family glycosyl hydrolase — translation MKKLYLILLLFVSTITSGQVITVTPSAFEVEQSITITVDVNSNATDCNGFASPSKVYMHSGIGDDSNAWGFSVVGNWGQGDGIGLMTNNGDGTWSITMTPKTYYNLSDVDAGNATMLGMVFRNEDGTQELKDNGCSDFFINIGAFQLALNSPTDDITILNAGESLSINATTSLTANFVLKANGTQVDAQNNITNYTYNFVVNENTLFVLEATEGTNLLSKNFQAVVSPTVTEAPVPSGLKDGINLDPNNNTKATLVLYAPNKTFVHVIGDFNNWTIDDNYVMNKDSANNRFWIELTGLTPQFDHMYQYLVDFEINIADPYSTLILDEGDDPFINNTTFPNLPVYPSGLTTEAITLLRTGDPDFNWQVTNFQKPEKTDLVIYELLVRDFDELHSFDAVKARLDYLEDLGINAIELMPVSEFDGNLSWGYNPSFHMALDKYYGTATAFKQLIDACHSRGIAVILDVVYNHASGQHPFYRMWNTDNGGFGGQATAENPFFNATATHAYSVFNDFNHQSDATKQYVERTVKYWLEEYKIDGFRWDLTKGFTQNCTSNDEGCTNGLQQDRVDVLKAYADYQWEVDPNFYVIFEHLGGISEEKQWADYRATEGKGILMWNKQTDLYNEATMGFHDGGKSNFSGVSYTVKGFDGPSAVSYMESHDEQRLMYKNLTFGNSNGSYSVKNLNTALHRMKAAGAFFFTVPGPKMIWQFGELGYEVDIEFNGRTGDKPIRWEYVTIPERKAIYDTWADLINLKLNEPIFETTDFTIDASSSTGLKTIHLSLASAGSNEIKYVTIIGNFGVTPQDIVPNFQQTGTWYEFLNGNLNYEVTNTSSTISLAPGEFRIFGDNKSSLFPDNNIPDDDNDGVPNALDLCANTPFGAVVDVNGCEVFSLPSNNFALQVTNETCRTSNNGSISIAAIQNLNYSIKITGNGTTINDTFNTDLTVNNLEAGDYLVCIQVEGQADYEQCFNITITEPEDLSVFSKTSNDKKSIQLEMSGSSSYTITLNGETFQTSQSSINLELQAGSNMITVAGEKNCQGTYEEVIYSGVEMSVFPNPITNNTLHVYLGDLDSETAKINVYSILGRQVYTNETNKSVLNIDASNFSKGIYILNVHTKNEKRSFKIIKN, via the coding sequence ATGAAGAAATTATACTTAATATTACTACTGTTCGTTTCAACAATTACTTCTGGTCAGGTCATTACAGTAACTCCATCTGCCTTTGAAGTGGAACAATCAATTACAATTACCGTTGACGTTAATAGCAATGCAACTGATTGTAATGGCTTTGCAAGTCCTTCAAAAGTCTATATGCATTCGGGCATTGGAGATGACTCAAATGCTTGGGGATTCAGCGTCGTGGGAAACTGGGGACAGGGCGATGGCATTGGGTTAATGACAAATAATGGTGATGGTACATGGAGTATCACTATGACGCCTAAGACCTATTATAATTTAAGCGATGTTGATGCTGGCAATGCCACCATGTTAGGCATGGTTTTTAGGAATGAAGATGGTACCCAAGAACTAAAAGATAATGGTTGTTCAGATTTCTTTATTAATATTGGTGCTTTTCAATTGGCATTAAACTCACCTACAGATGATATTACAATACTGAATGCTGGAGAAAGCCTATCCATAAATGCAACAACTTCCTTAACTGCCAACTTTGTATTAAAAGCCAATGGTACACAAGTAGATGCGCAAAATAATATTACTAATTACACTTATAATTTCGTTGTTAATGAAAATACCTTGTTTGTATTAGAAGCCACAGAAGGAACCAACTTATTGTCCAAGAACTTTCAAGCAGTTGTTTCACCAACAGTAACAGAAGCTCCAGTACCTAGTGGTCTAAAAGATGGTATTAATTTAGATCCAAATAACAATACAAAAGCAACGCTGGTATTATACGCTCCAAACAAAACTTTTGTTCATGTTATTGGTGATTTTAATAATTGGACAATCGACGATAATTACGTGATGAACAAAGATTCAGCCAATAATCGATTTTGGATTGAATTAACTGGTCTTACACCTCAATTTGATCATATGTATCAATATCTTGTTGATTTTGAAATTAATATAGCAGATCCGTATTCCACTTTGATCCTCGATGAGGGCGACGATCCTTTTATTAACAATACAACCTTTCCAAATCTTCCAGTTTACCCAAGTGGCCTTACAACCGAGGCTATTACACTTTTAAGAACTGGTGATCCTGATTTCAATTGGCAAGTGACGAATTTTCAAAAACCCGAAAAAACCGATTTAGTAATTTACGAACTCCTTGTTCGGGATTTTGATGAATTACATAGCTTCGATGCTGTAAAAGCAAGACTCGACTATCTAGAAGATTTAGGCATTAACGCTATTGAACTGATGCCAGTTAGCGAATTTGATGGTAATTTAAGTTGGGGATATAACCCATCATTCCATATGGCTTTAGACAAGTATTATGGTACCGCTACTGCTTTTAAACAATTAATAGATGCATGTCACAGCCGAGGTATCGCAGTGATACTGGATGTGGTTTATAACCATGCGTCTGGCCAGCACCCTTTTTATCGCATGTGGAATACAGATAATGGCGGTTTTGGAGGTCAGGCAACAGCTGAAAACCCCTTTTTTAATGCCACTGCTACACACGCTTATAGTGTGTTTAATGATTTTAACCATCAATCGGATGCCACAAAGCAATATGTAGAAAGAACCGTTAAATACTGGCTTGAAGAATATAAAATCGATGGGTTCCGTTGGGATTTAACTAAAGGATTTACACAAAATTGCACCTCTAATGATGAAGGTTGTACGAATGGTTTACAGCAAGATCGTGTAGATGTATTAAAAGCATATGCTGATTATCAATGGGAAGTAGATCCTAATTTCTATGTCATTTTTGAACATCTAGGCGGTATTTCAGAAGAAAAACAATGGGCAGACTATCGTGCAACCGAAGGTAAAGGCATCCTGATGTGGAATAAACAAACAGATCTATATAATGAAGCTACCATGGGATTTCATGATGGCGGAAAATCTAATTTCTCTGGGGTTTCTTATACCGTAAAAGGATTTGATGGCCCTTCGGCTGTATCCTATATGGAAAGTCATGATGAACAACGTTTAATGTATAAGAACTTAACATTTGGCAACTCCAACGGAAGCTATTCAGTAAAAAATTTAAACACGGCATTACACCGAATGAAGGCAGCTGGTGCATTTTTCTTTACAGTTCCAGGACCTAAGATGATTTGGCAGTTTGGTGAATTAGGTTATGAAGTCGATATTGAATTTAACGGAAGAACGGGTGATAAACCTATTCGATGGGAATATGTAACTATACCCGAACGAAAAGCTATTTACGATACCTGGGCAGACCTAATAAACCTCAAATTAAACGAACCCATATTTGAAACAACAGATTTTACAATTGATGCTTCAAGTTCAACTGGATTAAAAACCATACATTTATCATTGGCTTCAGCTGGGTCGAACGAAATAAAGTATGTAACTATAATTGGAAATTTTGGAGTTACCCCCCAAGATATTGTGCCTAATTTTCAACAAACCGGAACTTGGTATGAATTTCTAAATGGAAATTTAAATTATGAAGTTACCAATACCTCATCCACTATCTCATTGGCTCCTGGAGAGTTTAGAATATTTGGAGATAATAAGAGTAGTTTATTCCCAGATAATAATATTCCTGACGATGACAACGATGGTGTTCCTAATGCACTAGATTTATGTGCAAATACGCCCTTTGGGGCTGTAGTCGATGTAAATGGTTGTGAAGTTTTCTCATTACCATCCAATAATTTTGCTTTACAGGTTACCAATGAAACTTGTAGAACAAGTAACAACGGAAGTATCAGTATTGCAGCCATTCAAAATTTAAATTATAGTATTAAAATAACAGGCAATGGGACGACTATAAATGACACCTTTAATACCGATTTAACGGTTAATAACTTAGAAGCTGGAGATTATTTAGTTTGTATCCAAGTTGAAGGACAGGCCGATTACGAGCAGTGCTTTAATATTACCATAACAGAGCCTGAAGACCTTTCTGTTTTTTCTAAAACTTCAAATGATAAAAAGTCCATACAGTTAGAAATGAGCGGCAGTTCCTCTTACACGATAACACTTAATGGTGAAACATTTCAAACCTCACAATCCTCTATTAATTTAGAATTACAGGCAGGAAGCAATATGATTACGGTTGCCGGCGAAAAAAATTGTCAAGGTACGTATGAAGAAGTTATTTACTCGGGTGTAGAAATGTCAGTATTTCCTAATCCTATAACCAACAATACATTGCATGTGTATTTAGGTGATTTGGATTCTGAAACTGCTAAGATTAACGTGTATTCTATCTTAGGAAGACAAGTTTATACAAATGAAACTAACAAAAGTGTTTTAAACATTGATGCTTCTAATTTTTCAAAAGGTATTTACATTTTAAATGTACACACCAAAAATGAAAAAAGAAGCTTTAAAATAATTAAGAACTAA